A stretch of Aureispira sp. CCB-E DNA encodes these proteins:
- a CDS encoding PrsW family intramembrane metalloprotease, which yields MKALLLLLSILPGLLIVLYIYWRDRHDREPIIYLTICFVFGMFSTYPAIKMEEFGMRDLGIYNAINDPFMTFTFTFAVVAFSEEFVKYIFLRYYIFPKKEFDEPMDGIVYSVMISMGFATLENILYVVVRAANIEVAFQIGLLRMITAVPGHAIFAILMGYFVGLAKFSEEKGNLYLVIGLVSAILLHGTYDFFIFMQMKEFLVWFTLIFGVLSSLIFLRRHSNNSPYATGNSTEIDLDAFDKEEDGGI from the coding sequence ATGAAAGCATTACTGTTGTTATTATCTATACTGCCAGGATTATTAATTGTATTGTATATCTATTGGCGAGATAGACACGATAGAGAGCCGATTATATACCTAACAATTTGCTTTGTTTTTGGGATGTTTAGTACTTATCCTGCCATCAAGATGGAAGAGTTTGGTATGCGAGATTTAGGAATCTACAATGCTATCAACGATCCGTTTATGACCTTTACTTTTACGTTTGCAGTAGTAGCCTTTAGTGAGGAGTTTGTGAAGTATATTTTTTTGCGATATTATATTTTCCCAAAAAAAGAATTTGACGAACCCATGGATGGAATTGTCTATTCAGTGATGATTAGTATGGGATTTGCAACCCTTGAAAATATTCTCTACGTAGTTGTGCGAGCTGCGAATATAGAAGTTGCCTTTCAGATTGGTTTGTTGAGAATGATCACCGCCGTACCAGGACATGCTATTTTTGCGATACTAATGGGATATTTTGTTGGTTTGGCAAAATTCTCAGAAGAAAAAGGCAATTTGTATTTGGTAATTGGTTTGGTGAGTGCCATTTTGCTACATGGAACCTATGATTTTTTTATTTTTATGCAAATGAAAGAATTCCTAGTTTGGTTTACCTTAATCTTTGGAGTTTTATCTTCTTTAATTTTTCTTCGCAGACACTCTAATAATTCTCCTTATGCAACAGGGAATAGCACCGAAATTGATTTAGATGCTTTTGACAAAGAGGAAGATGGAGGCATTTGA
- a CDS encoding GH1 family beta-glucosidase, translating into MNRRNFLKLSSTALSAALFSNPLDLLGMPMNTPSFTKADFGPDFKWGVAASAYQIEGAWNEDGKGPSIWDTFTHNKPHKIRNKHNSDTSYNFYHNYKEDIALIKALNFDVFRFSFSWSRIFPEGIGRVNQKGIDFYHRVIDRCLEKGIEPWALMYHFDLPQALEDKGGWANRDIINWFDEYAQKVTTEYGDKVKTWFGQNEPIGFTLGGYLAMYHAPGYFAPQKFLKAIHHALMCQASSGRIMRENVKDGQVGAALSCAYVSPKNQKKKHVEAAHRMDILLNRLCIEPHLGLGYPTERFPFLDKIHRYVQEGDLEKLKFDFDFIGLQNYTQFVARHALLPCVWAFEQKPENRGVPPEMITEMGWEVCPEGIYKIIKQYAAYENLPPIMITENGCAMPDKLENGRVHDTRRIEFYKSYLEQVLKAKNEGVDIRGYFAWTIMDNFEWAEGFDPRFGLVHVDWDTQKRTIKDSGLWFQEFLKDELYD; encoded by the coding sequence ATGAATCGTAGAAATTTTCTTAAATTGTCTTCAACAGCCTTGAGTGCTGCTTTATTCTCTAATCCTTTAGACTTGTTAGGAATGCCAATGAATACCCCTAGTTTTACCAAAGCAGATTTTGGACCTGATTTTAAATGGGGAGTGGCAGCTTCTGCTTATCAAATAGAAGGCGCTTGGAACGAGGATGGGAAAGGTCCTTCTATTTGGGATACCTTTACACACAACAAACCCCATAAAATACGAAACAAACATAATTCGGATACTTCGTACAACTTTTATCATAATTATAAAGAAGATATTGCACTAATCAAAGCACTCAATTTTGATGTTTTTCGATTTTCATTTTCTTGGTCTCGAATATTTCCAGAAGGTATCGGACGTGTAAATCAAAAAGGAATCGACTTTTATCATCGAGTGATTGATCGTTGTTTAGAAAAAGGAATTGAGCCTTGGGCGTTGATGTATCATTTTGATCTGCCCCAAGCTTTAGAAGACAAAGGAGGTTGGGCAAATCGAGACATCATCAATTGGTTTGATGAATACGCTCAAAAAGTAACCACAGAATATGGGGATAAGGTAAAAACTTGGTTTGGACAGAATGAACCAATTGGCTTTACATTAGGAGGCTATTTGGCGATGTATCATGCCCCAGGTTATTTTGCCCCTCAAAAATTTTTGAAGGCTATTCATCATGCCTTGATGTGCCAAGCATCCTCTGGACGGATTATGCGAGAGAATGTAAAGGATGGTCAGGTTGGAGCAGCGCTTTCTTGTGCATATGTAAGCCCTAAAAACCAAAAAAAGAAACACGTAGAAGCGGCACATCGAATGGATATTCTCCTTAATAGATTGTGCATTGAACCTCATTTGGGGTTGGGTTACCCAACGGAACGCTTCCCGTTTTTAGATAAAATTCACCGTTATGTTCAAGAGGGCGATTTAGAAAAGTTGAAATTTGATTTTGACTTTATAGGCTTACAAAACTATACACAATTTGTTGCTAGGCATGCTTTGCTGCCTTGTGTTTGGGCCTTTGAGCAAAAGCCAGAAAATAGAGGGGTGCCACCAGAAATGATTACAGAAATGGGGTGGGAGGTTTGCCCAGAAGGTATTTACAAAATTATTAAGCAGTATGCTGCTTATGAAAATCTTCCTCCTATTATGATTACAGAAAATGGCTGTGCCATGCCCGATAAATTGGAAAATGGGCGGGTACACGATACACGTAGAATTGAGTTTTATAAGAGCTATCTAGAACAAGTGTTAAAGGCTAAAAATGAAGGGGTAGATATAAGAGGATATTTTGCGTGGACGATTATGGATAATTTTGAATGGGCAGAAGGTTTTGATCCTCGGTTTGGGTTGGTTCATGTCGATTGGGATACTCAAAAAAGAACGATAAAAGATTCTGGACTTTGGTTTCAGGAGTTTTTAAAAGATGAACTGTACGACTAG
- a CDS encoding AraC family transcriptional regulator, giving the protein MFEEEPKFYIEQNWGVFWGRFINNAFHKHYAIQLSFAEEMPVQVMTTDGHKHIYDCTLVKSNVTHQLVCNGRHLILLFSPITSMGQFLSQLSADDVILLKHSIAEEVQLLLSQLVRRQIDFKKFIELIKVRLEQFNGACLTQRHLVDERIERALSYLEANKNRVVPLAEIAKENFLSPSRFLHLFKDVLGITYRRAQLWIKICHSFAYLQKHSITDTAYQYGFADSAHYSKVFKQNFGFSPKFIKTALREEIPK; this is encoded by the coding sequence ATGTTTGAGGAGGAACCTAAATTTTACATAGAGCAAAATTGGGGCGTGTTTTGGGGGCGTTTTATCAACAATGCGTTTCATAAGCATTATGCTATTCAATTGAGCTTTGCCGAAGAAATGCCAGTACAAGTGATGACAACAGATGGGCATAAGCATATTTATGATTGTACATTGGTCAAAAGTAACGTGACGCATCAGCTGGTTTGTAATGGGCGACATTTAATCCTTTTATTTAGTCCAATTACTTCTATGGGACAATTTCTTTCTCAATTGAGTGCTGATGACGTAATTTTATTAAAACACTCTATTGCAGAGGAAGTTCAATTACTTTTGTCCCAATTAGTTCGCCGTCAAATTGATTTTAAAAAATTTATAGAATTAATTAAGGTTCGTTTAGAGCAATTTAATGGTGCTTGTTTGACGCAACGACATTTAGTAGATGAGCGGATAGAGCGTGCTTTGTCGTATCTCGAAGCGAATAAGAATAGAGTCGTTCCTCTTGCCGAAATTGCCAAAGAAAACTTTTTGTCTCCGAGTAGGTTTCTACACCTGTTCAAAGATGTCTTGGGAATTACTTATCGTAGGGCGCAGCTATGGATTAAAATTTGCCATTCCTTCGCCTACCTTCAAAAACATAGTATTACAGATACTGCTTATCAATACGGCTTTGCGGATAGTGCCCATTATTCCAAAGTATTTAAACAAAACTTTGGCTTTTCGCCTAAGTTTATAAAAACTGCCCTTCGCGAAGAAATACCCAAATAG
- a CDS encoding transglutaminase family protein: MKYTVVLTPQMQNTLLRPTRILDYNHPSIQALIAQQNWNALDTINKVKSIYNYVRDEILFGYNTSDDIKASEVLKDGYGQCNTKSSLLMALLRGVGVPNRIHGFTIDKALQKGAVQGLWYWLTPQNILHSWVEVYIDGSWYFLEGVILDKTYLGALQEQNRDCSTTFCGYGAYTDSFQNPPIDWNLNHTYIQKKGINQDFGRFDTPDAFYAKHQQKLGKLKAFVFQHVVRHTMNKNVQNIRKRKK; this comes from the coding sequence ATGAAATACACAGTTGTACTGACACCTCAAATGCAAAATACGTTATTGCGCCCTACTCGTATTTTGGATTATAATCACCCATCTATACAAGCATTAATTGCTCAACAAAATTGGAATGCATTGGATACGATCAACAAAGTGAAGTCTATTTATAACTACGTGCGAGATGAAATTCTGTTTGGGTATAATACCAGTGACGATATTAAAGCCTCTGAAGTTCTGAAAGATGGCTATGGGCAATGCAATACCAAATCAAGCTTGCTAATGGCTTTGTTGAGAGGTGTTGGAGTGCCGAATCGAATTCATGGCTTTACAATTGATAAAGCTTTGCAAAAAGGAGCCGTTCAAGGCTTGTGGTATTGGTTAACCCCACAAAATATTCTGCATAGTTGGGTAGAAGTGTATATCGATGGAAGCTGGTATTTTTTGGAAGGCGTTATTTTGGATAAAACCTATTTAGGAGCTTTGCAAGAGCAAAATCGGGATTGTTCAACTACTTTTTGTGGTTATGGAGCTTATACAGATTCGTTTCAAAACCCTCCTATTGACTGGAATTTAAATCACACCTACATTCAGAAAAAAGGCATCAACCAAGATTTTGGTCGCTTTGATACACCCGATGCGTTTTATGCCAAGCACCAACAAAAACTAGGAAAATTGAAAGCATTTGTCTTTCAACACGTAGTTCGGCATACTATGAATAAAAATGTACAGAATATACGGAAAAGGAAAAAGTAG
- the recQ gene encoding DNA helicase RecQ: METENISLHDSLKKFFGFSKFKGTQQEVIESILSGHDTFVIMPTGGGKSLCYQLPALMVEGTALVISPLIALMKNQVDSIRSFADSDSIAHFLNSSLTRTQIKAVKKDITEGRTKLLYVAPETLTKEENLTFFANTNISFIAIDEAHCISEWGHDFRPEYRRIRSMIETMEKQIPIIALTATATPKVRMDIIKTLRMSNHNEFVSSFNRDNLYYEVRPKAKKEDVLKNIVQFVKSMNGKSGIIYVQSRKATEEIAQLLNVNDINAAPYHAGLDAKVRSDTQDAFLMEKIDVICATIAFGMGIDKPDVRFVVHYDIPKSIENYYQETGRAGRDGLEGKCIAYYSHKDILRLEKFLRDKPVSEREMGSQLLSEIIAYSETSSCRRRFLLHYFGEEYTDSSCSEEKMCDNCKYPRETIEAKQDVQLALRVVEQLLENCHIKEIVDFIVANKTKNILDFKYDKLSLFGTGKDKDAHYWNSILRQALLNNLLVKDIETYGIIKLTPAGRTFIEQPTSFKIALNHDFIKEAEEEEAAAAEANTSVLDKALFNILMAVRKKVAQQKDVPPFVVFQEPSIEEMATRYPLSIEEMKNISGVSEGKARRYGREFIKAIQKYVDDNDIIRPVDFVIKSVAKKSKNKVTIIQSIDKKIPFEDIAETLGLSMEDLLHEMYMIVNSGTKLDINYYTEEMLDEEIFEDIMDYFMSTATSDSLDEALKELEEDDISMEEIALVRLTFLSEKAN, from the coding sequence ATGGAAACAGAAAATATAAGCTTGCACGATTCGCTGAAAAAATTCTTTGGTTTTAGCAAATTTAAAGGCACTCAACAGGAAGTTATAGAAAGTATCTTGAGTGGGCACGACACCTTTGTTATAATGCCTACTGGTGGTGGAAAATCATTGTGCTATCAACTTCCAGCATTGATGGTAGAGGGAACAGCGCTTGTTATCTCTCCATTGATTGCGTTAATGAAAAATCAAGTAGATTCTATCCGATCTTTTGCCGATTCAGATTCTATTGCACACTTTTTAAATTCTTCTTTGACACGCACACAAATCAAAGCGGTCAAAAAAGATATTACAGAAGGACGTACCAAATTATTATATGTTGCTCCTGAAACATTAACCAAGGAAGAAAACTTAACTTTCTTTGCCAATACCAATATTTCATTTATCGCTATTGATGAGGCGCATTGTATCTCAGAGTGGGGACATGATTTTCGTCCTGAGTATCGTCGCATTCGTTCGATGATTGAAACCATGGAAAAACAAATTCCTATTATTGCCCTAACAGCTACTGCTACTCCTAAGGTTCGCATGGATATTATCAAAACCCTTAGAATGAGCAATCACAACGAATTTGTCTCTTCTTTTAATCGTGACAATTTATACTACGAAGTCCGCCCGAAAGCAAAAAAAGAAGATGTTCTAAAAAATATTGTTCAATTTGTCAAAAGTATGAATGGCAAATCGGGAATCATTTATGTTCAAAGTAGAAAGGCAACAGAAGAAATTGCTCAACTACTTAATGTCAATGACATTAATGCTGCTCCTTATCACGCTGGTTTAGATGCCAAAGTAAGAAGTGATACGCAAGACGCTTTTTTGATGGAAAAAATTGACGTCATTTGTGCTACCATCGCTTTTGGAATGGGAATTGACAAACCTGATGTTCGATTTGTTGTCCATTATGACATTCCTAAAAGTATTGAAAATTATTATCAAGAAACAGGTCGTGCTGGTCGAGATGGTTTAGAAGGCAAATGCATTGCCTATTATTCGCACAAAGATATTTTGCGACTAGAAAAATTCTTGCGAGACAAACCTGTTTCTGAACGAGAAATGGGTAGTCAGTTGCTATCTGAAATTATAGCCTACTCCGAAACGTCTTCTTGCAGACGTCGATTCTTGTTACATTACTTTGGGGAAGAATATACCGATAGTAGTTGTAGTGAAGAAAAAATGTGTGATAATTGCAAGTATCCTCGCGAAACCATCGAAGCCAAACAAGATGTTCAACTAGCCCTAAGAGTAGTAGAGCAACTTTTAGAAAATTGCCATATCAAAGAGATTGTTGATTTTATCGTTGCTAATAAAACCAAAAATATTTTAGATTTTAAATACGACAAATTATCTCTTTTTGGTACTGGAAAAGATAAAGACGCGCATTATTGGAACTCTATATTGAGACAAGCATTGCTTAATAACTTACTTGTCAAAGATATTGAAACGTATGGCATTATAAAACTAACTCCTGCTGGTCGAACGTTTATAGAACAACCTACCTCTTTCAAAATTGCGTTGAATCATGATTTTATCAAAGAAGCAGAGGAAGAAGAAGCTGCTGCTGCTGAAGCCAATACATCTGTTTTGGACAAAGCATTGTTTAATATCTTGATGGCTGTTCGCAAAAAAGTAGCGCAACAAAAAGATGTACCTCCTTTTGTTGTTTTTCAAGAGCCCTCTATCGAGGAAATGGCGACACGTTACCCTCTTTCTATTGAAGAAATGAAAAATATCTCTGGTGTAAGTGAAGGAAAAGCTCGCCGATACGGTCGTGAGTTTATCAAAGCAATTCAGAAATATGTAGATGACAACGATATTATACGCCCTGTTGATTTTGTCATTAAGTCCGTTGCTAAAAAATCTAAAAACAAAGTCACGATCATTCAAAGTATTGATAAAAAAATTCCTTTTGAGGACATTGCCGAGACGTTGGGCTTGTCTATGGAAGACTTATTGCATGAAATGTATATGATTGTTAATTCTGGAACCAAACTAGATATTAACTATTATACAGAAGAAATGCTCGACGAAGAGATTTTTGAGGATATTATGGATTATTTCATGTCAACGGCCACTTCTGATTCGCTTGACGAAGCATTAAAAGAGCTGGAAGAGGATGACATTTCAATGGAAGAAATTGCTTTGGTTCGTTTGACCTTCTTATCGGAGAAAGCCAATTAA
- a CDS encoding putative quinol monooxygenase produces MIIRFVKMTFQEQYVEGFLKAVDERKERIRNFEGCTYLQIVQDIHQPNVIFSHSYWDSEEDLNNYRHSDFFGEIWKETKPKFAAKAEAWSVQNVYELP; encoded by the coding sequence ATGATTATTAGATTTGTAAAAATGACTTTTCAAGAACAATATGTAGAAGGTTTTTTAAAAGCTGTTGACGAACGAAAAGAACGGATTCGAAATTTTGAAGGCTGTACCTATCTTCAAATTGTTCAAGATATTCACCAGCCCAATGTTATTTTTTCTCATAGTTATTGGGATAGTGAGGAAGATTTGAATAATTACCGACACTCTGATTTTTTTGGTGAAATATGGAAAGAAACAAAACCAAAATTTGCTGCAAAAGCAGAAGCTTGGAGCGTACAGAATGTTTACGAATTGCCTTAA